The DNA segment ACTCACCACCGCACCATCGACCGCACTCACCATCGACCGCACTAAGGAGCCCGCCCGTGTCCGACTTCATACCGGGTCTCGAAGGGGTCGTCGCCTTCGAGACGGAGATCGCCGAACCCGACAAGGAAGGCGGCGCCCTGCGCTATCGCGGCGTCGACATCGAGGACCTGGTGGGCAACGTCACCTTCGGCCACGTGTGGGGGCTCCTCGTCGACGGGTCCTTCGACCCGGGCCTGCCGCCCGCCGAGCCGTTCCCGATCCCCGTGCACTCCGGCGACGTACGCGTGGACGTCCAGGCCGCCCTCGCGCTGCTGTCGCCCGTGTGGGGCCTGAAGCCGCTGCTCGACATCGACGCGGAGCAGGCCCGCGCCGACCTGGCGCGGGCCGCCGTGATGGCGCTGTCGTACGTGGCCCAGTCGGCGCGCGGGCAGGGGATGCCGATGGTGCCGCAGCGGGAGATCGACAAGGCAGGCAGCATCACGGAGCGGTTCATGACCCGCTGGCGGGGCGAGCCGGACCCGCGGCACGTGGCCGCCGTCGACGCGTACTGGACGTCGGCCGCGGAGCACGGCATGAACGCGTCCACGTTCACCGCGCGCGTCATCGCCTCCACGGGCGCGGACGTCTCCGCGGCGCTGTCCGGGGCGGTGGGCGCCATGTCCGGGCCGCTGCACGGCGGCGCGCCGTCGCGGGTGCTCGGCATGATCGAGGAGATCGAGCGCACGGGCGACGCGGAGGCCTACGTGCGCGGGGCGCTGGACCGCGGTGAGCGGCTGATGGGCTTCGGCCACCGGGTCTACCGGGCCGAGGACCCGCGCGCGCGGGTGCTGCGGCGCACGGCGAGGGAGCTGGGCGCGCCGCGGTTCGAGGTGGCCGA comes from the Streptomyces sp. TS71-3 genome and includes:
- a CDS encoding citrate synthase 2, which gives rise to MSDFIPGLEGVVAFETEIAEPDKEGGALRYRGVDIEDLVGNVTFGHVWGLLVDGSFDPGLPPAEPFPIPVHSGDVRVDVQAALALLSPVWGLKPLLDIDAEQARADLARAAVMALSYVAQSARGQGMPMVPQREIDKAGSITERFMTRWRGEPDPRHVAAVDAYWTSAAEHGMNASTFTARVIASTGADVSAALSGAVGAMSGPLHGGAPSRVLGMIEEIERTGDAEAYVRGALDRGERLMGFGHRVYRAEDPRARVLRRTARELGAPRFEVAEALERAALAELHARRPDRVLATNVEFWAAIVLDFAEVPANMFTSMFTCARTAGWAAHILEQKRTGRLVRPTARYVGPGPRAVADVPGFSGTAAPQPGD